The Ahaetulla prasina isolate Xishuangbanna chromosome 14, ASM2864084v1, whole genome shotgun sequence genome segment TAATGTTTGTTATTATTTCTGTATtgtttttctgaaactgaatGCTATGCTGTGTTACTTAAATTAATGCAAGAGAAACGACGTTCTTCAGGGAATGCGTTTTCTACAAAAACAATGGTGTCCTGTTCTAAATTGAACACTTGACCGCTGATTGTGACAGACCATAGTCGAAAAGAAGTTCTCTTCATCAGATGCACAAAATATGATATTCTAAAGACAATTCTGACAACTGAAATGTCTGTTGAATAGTTAAGTAGGGGCTGCTGTTGGCATCATCAGCAATTAATGCTTCATGAGGGTAATTGATTCATGAAATGCTCTCAAGTTGGCATTGCCTTTTAGGGACCATGTAGATAGGATGCTCCCCCAGCATGCATCTTCAGGGCTTCCAACGGTTCGCCTGTTGCTGCTGCAAATGAGTCCATCCATTTTGCTGCTACTGGgcattctcttctccttccttcccccttgacCAGTGTTACAAACTTCTCAGGAGAGCTGGGCATTTGTATAATGTGCACTGGGCAAAatagggcagtttgagcttagtcATCACATACAAGGTGAGCAACCCTTATAATATATAGGAAATGATGCTCAAACTTCAAATGAAAGTGGAGCTTTTCAAGAAATAGGTCAAAAGGTAATAGCTAGAGTGACTAGGTGCCTttgcttgttttaaaataaaactagatgCCAGGATTACTTTTCTGTTGCCTGAATCTAGAAATCTGCATGTTTGTATTCATCCTGACCGGAAGCGGCTTTGAAAGTTTGAGCATTTTCAACCACATGCAGGTGTTTGTGTACTTGAAGAAAAAAGCAGTGATTGTGGATACCACCATCTGTGAACCCCATTACAACCTGGCTCAAAGCAGCCGCCCGTTTGACAAGCGCCGTTATACCCTGGGCACTCTCCAGGATGTGGAGAACTTCTGGTTCGACCTGCAGTGTGTCTGCCTCAACACACCCCTCGGTATGATGCTGGCATCCAGCCCCCAACCCCGCTTCCAAGGTGGATGGATGGCCATCCAGTTCTTTTCCATCCCTGTCCTCCGTCTCTCCCTCTGTCCCCCACTGCCAGTCGGTCGGTTTGCATCTAGCTGCTGGCTCTGCCTCTGCTGACAGCATCTGTTCATCGTTTCAGGGATTATTCGGCAGCCCCGGGCAAAAAGGAGTGGCACTCCAGTTGGGGAGGCAGATGCTCTCTCAGACGTAGCCCTGGAACAAGAATCAGCAGCCCACAAGCACAACCTGGAGCGCAAGTGTGCCATGCTGGTGTACACAACGTATGTCTCCCCTGCTGTGAAGGGTTGCGGGAAGGACTCAGTCTTCCTTTGCCTGGAGACAGGGTGCAGGAACAGGCTCTACACTCTCTTTGAGGAGTGAGAAGTGTTCCCCGTGCCCTCCCCTCCAGGATGACTGCTTACACTTTCTGTTCTGctaacagtggggggggggggtcctggTAGAAATGTGGCTTGGTTCCTGGGAAGGGGCAGGCAAGGGACCTCAGATTGCCCCACCTCCATCTGGGGGAGGATGAGTGGCCCTCAGACTTGGGAGAAGAGTTGCTCACCCGGCCGTTTCCCTCCCAGAGGACGCAGAGAGGTGGAGGACGAGGGCTCTGTACCAGGGGACGGGCTCGGGGCAGGCGGTTTAGACTCCAGCTTTTACAGCCACTTGAAACGCAACTGGATCTGGACAAGCTACATCATTAATAAGACTAGGAAGGTGAGGCTTTTCCACAAAGCTGTCCTTTTTCTCTGCCCCGCTTTACTATGTGGTTAGCGAAGAAGTAGACTTTCGGGAATGGTAGTGACCCTTTTTCTGATAAATGTTTGGATTTCTGCCTTATTGTTGGAAATCTCTTTTTAACTGTCCCAATTCTGACTGGTGCAAGAAGGTGGCAGATTATCTGCATCTTTTCCCATGGTGAAGGAGGCCGGGCACCAAACAGCATGCCCCCCCCCCTTCTAATTCAAGTTCTTTAAAGTTCAAGTTCTGGGGGCAGTGCACCCTCCTGGCCCTGCTAGACTTCTCAGCAGTGTCCCTCCTGTCAGCTGTGGATGAGGATTTGCAGCAGGAGGGATCCTGTCCACCATCCCAAATTTGTTGTACAACAGCCTTTGCTCTCTTCTTCTCCCActtactccccctccccattcttTACCACCAGGAAAATGCAGTTTCTGAAGCTGGGCACATGGTCAGACTGCAAACCTTCCTGCCCAAGCGCTCCCTGCCATTTGGCCCTGGAGgtgaggggacagaacaggggtTGTGAATGCAAGAACTACAAGAATGCTTAATATTTGGAGGGTGGTTTAGGAAGGGTTTCCTATGATGCCTCAGCTGCAAAATAGAGCAGCAGAAGTTGATCTCGGGATGGTTTTTACACTACAAGGAGATAACGGGACTTCCTGGAATTGCTAAACATGAAAGAATTAGATCAACTCGTATTTCAGTGACCAAATCCTCTGCTGATTTTGATTTGTGTATGGGTTGTCTCTGTTGAATGCTAGGTTAGTCTGTTCCTAAAACGTGGATAGCAGAGGGTGAAAAGGGGTTGTTGGGAGTGTCTCTTCAACCTTCCAATTCCTCATGGGAAGGACTTCCTGGCTAGCAGAAGGTAGCCATGATGCTTCCATCCTCCATGCTTTTCTTCAGTCTTTCTTGTCACCCTCAGGTGCCCACAGTGCTCCCTGGAAAGAGAGTTTGTTAGCTTCAGAACCTGCTCTGCAGAGAGAGGACCTGGCTATTGAGAAAGAGGCAAACCTGAACAGAAGCCAGAGGgtgaggggggggaagagtcagaagAGGAAACGGCTGAAGAAGGACATGgtgaaaaagacaaagaaaaggaagagaaagagaggtaaCACAGCAGCAGGAGCTTCTGCACAAAACAGGATTCCCCGCCACTGGAGAGCTGCTTGACAAATTCTTGTGGTGGTTGGCCTTTCTGTTCAGTTTGCCCTTTTAGAGTTGTTTGGATTTAATTATTCATTGCTGAAAATTGATAGAATGCCCCGCTATGACAGGTCTGAGCAGTATACAGTTAAAATTAATTGGAGGCAGAAGCTCTGGCTCGGATTTGTGCTCCACTTGCGAATTAAGCTTGGCTTTCTTTTGCTCCCTCTGCTCAGATGAAAATCCTGAGGCAAAGAACCCAAAGCCACGCTACCACGATGAGGTAGACCGAAGGGCTCTGCAGAGGATGACCCGCCTGCGTGTGATGTGGACCGTGCAGGAGGACAGCCTGCTGATGCTCTGCCGCATTGCAAGCAACATTCTGAATGCCAAGGTACTGTGGTATCGCCATTGCCAGCCCCTGCCGCCCTGAGAGGGAGTGGAGGCTAGAGTTCGAAGTTGAGCTGTTCTTTTGCATCCTGCAGGTGAAGGGGCCATTTGTCCCCTGGCAGGTGGTCCGAGATATCATGCATGGCAGCTTTGAGGAATCGCTAGACAAGACTTCTCATTCCGTTGGGCGGCGGGCTCGCTACATTGTCAAAAACCCCCAGACTTACCTCAACTACAAGTGAGGCTTTACTTTGAAGCAGCTTTGACTGGAAAAATTATGAATTTGTGGAGTGGGACGGGGGTAATTCTGAACTCCCTTCGGCTGCTTTTAGCTTCCTTGGGGATTTGCTCTCTGTTCTCCAGCAAACAACTTGCCTGGTCACCGAGTGACCCATGGTTACTGTCACTGCTTGGCATCTGCAGAgatctttctcatcttctcaaGAATGGGGCCTTGGCTCCCATGGGGGAGAAGCCAGGATGGAGCCCAGCGCTGCTGCCTGTCTGTCCAGATTGTGGGGAAGACTAGCTCCTGGGAGTGCATATGGGGAGGGGATGCTTTTCCCAGAAGGACAAAGCAGTCCAGAAGAATGCTGCTCCTCAGGTTGGGCTTTTatcttttgcagagtttgccttgctgaagtctaccaAGACAGAGCCCTGATCGAGGACTTCATGAATAGGAAGAGCGACTACCAGGATGCCAAGGTGAGAAACGTTGCTGGAGGAGTTTGTTCTCCTGGATTCTTTCCCCAGAAAGACCAATGGGTTTCAACACCAGGAACTAAGAAGAAGCCTCTGCCGCTGAGCCACCTCCAGCAGAAGCAAAGGACACCCATTCATGAGaaagaaggcagggagggagagggagacagcccccacacacatacaccccgGCCTGCTAATTCCCTTCCTTCCGGCAGCTCCCAGACTTGTTCAGGTCCAAAGAATGCTGCCCCAGACCCGGCATGCTCCCGTCTGCAACCAAGACGCTGAGCTCTCAAAAGGCGCATTCCCACAGACTCCGCTCCCATTTTCAGACCTGCTGCAGCTGCTCCCTGGGGTGTCGATGCTCTTGAGGCAGAAGGGGGGGGGCGGCAACAAACACTGCTTGCCTGACCTGTTTAAAATCCTCTGGGACCTTAGCTTTCTCCAGCCTGGAATTCCTAGCCAGTCCAGTGCAACAGCTGATTCTCTCATCTGTTTCAAAAGTGAGGAGAGGAAGATGATTTCAAGTCTGTTACTTCCCAGAGCTGCATGTTCCTAAGATAGGATTTCTGGTGTTCTTGTGAAAAGGTTTGTTCCGAAGAGTTCAAGGACTTTGTGGAGAGGCTGAAGGAGAAGTTCAGCTCCACACTGGGGATTCCCAGGCCCACCATTCCGGACACCTTGCAGGACCTTTTCCTCAGGTGGGTGGCAACGTTTGCCAAGCCTGCCCATTTTTAGGGTTCTTCATTGCTAGGGGGCCTTTGCTTCTCATTCCtttgttgctttctttttccCAGGCTGCCTTTTGGTTCGGGGGCAGCTTCACTGGACGGCGCAGGGGAGAATGTGCTGTGCCAGTTGTGCAACCGGGCTTGGGGGGTGTCTCTTCCAGGGAGAAAGGGCCTTTTTCAGTCAGGCTGCAGAGGCAGAGCTTTGTCTAGACACCTGGCAGCCCCTCTGCCGCTGTGCAGTTGCTTTCCAGCTCAGGAACAgggcccagaattcctcaggtcaGGCCCCCATTGGCATCCAGGCTGATAAGAGTTGGCTTCCTGCTGGCCTTTCTCCAGGTTCCGGGTTCTGGCTATTGGAAATGAAACTAGCTGTGGCAGAAAAGAAGATGAACTGTGCAGGTGAGGCAGTTGGTTCTCTTGGTCCTCTCTGCTTGCAGAGCCCCTTCCTCAGGAAAGACTGAAGCCCTTCCCAACACCCGGTCCCCATAAGAGGAGCTTCCTGGTTGCCTCCCTGGTTGAGAGTTGCAGTCACAGGAGAAGTCATTGAAAACCAGGCAGAGCGGATTGGCCTTGGCTGGTGGGTGGCAAGCCAAGAGGGCAGGGGTTCTCCCTTCAGAGAACCGTGCGGGGCTCCTGCTGAGCCTGCCTTGGCTTCTGCATTCTGGGCCATGGGGATGCTCGAACTGAAACTGCAGAGCCAGGCTTGGGCTAAAGCTGTggcttccctccccttccttttcctcttagcGTGGCTGACATACACTTTCTGGTGCTGCAGAACCTGATTCAAAGTACACTGGCTCTCTCCAACAACCAGATGAAATCCTTCCAGTCCTTCCAGGTGAGAAGAACAGGCCGGACTTTACGGGTCTAGGAAGGGCTGTTCTCTGAAGGCCATTCTCCAAGAAGTGGTGTGGAAGATAGAAACCTGATTTGCTCTGCAGCAGAGAATGCTCTTGGCCACTCTTCAAATGTTGTCATTCCATCCCATCTCAGAATTGCCCTTATTGCGCTTGGCTCTGGACATTGCCTCCCTCAGCCTCCCTCTGTGACATTGGATCTACTAGGAGTGGCCCCAACTCTGCAGAGGGACCGGGGCCTCGAGTcgggtgagggtgagggtgacCAGGTGCCCCCTCTTGTCCACGGCTAGACCTACAAAGTAGCTGTGAGGTGGGGGGCGCGCCCCTCCACCCATCGAGAGGAGTTGGGGGGCCTGCAGAAGGCACTGAAAGGGGCCTTTCCATCGGCAGACCTTCCGCCTCTACCGTGACTATCAGGACGACATCCTGGTGAAAGCTTTCTTGGATTGTCAGAAGAGGAGCTTGGTGAACCGCCGCCGGGGTAACCACAGCCTGGGCCCCAAGAAAAGTCGGGCACTGCCCTTCGTGCCCATGTCTTACCAGCTCTCTCAGAGCTACTACAGGTTGGTGCTTTGCCTCTCTTTCCATCCAGAGTTGGCAGGGCTGAGGGATGTGTAGCCAGCCAACTGGGAAGCGGTTTTACCTGTGGGCTCTGGCTAAAAGCTCTTGTGGTCCAGAAATTGGGGAGCCCCTAGTCTCCTGCTTGCAAGTCCTGTCTGGTCAGTCTCTTCTTTCCCGGTTCTCCTCAGAGTGTTCACCTGGCGGTTTCCTAGCACCCTTTGCAGTGAATCTTACCAGTTTCTCTTAAAACTCAAAGAAGCTGGAAAACAGGATGCCGTTTCCAGCTTTTCCTTTAAGGATCAAGACAACATTCCTGGGGCTGAAATGGTAACATTTCCTTTAGATGGGCCAGGAGGCTACTGCTCTGCTCTACTGGCCCTCTTCTCTCTCGGCCTGGTTTCTGTAGATGTTGCAATCCCAGAGCAGATTGTCGTGGTTGACAGCACTATGGTGGAGAATGAAGTCATCAAGAGGTAAGAAGCCACAGTGCCTCCAGCCAGATTTGGGTGCTTGGTTCCAATTAATAATGTTTTATAACTGAATTTCTCAAACCTTTCATTGTGCCATGTCTTTCTTAGAAGGTTGGCTGGCTGCAATCTTCCGCTTGCTGAACCAAGCATAAGACCAGCCTTCTACTTCAGCTGTGCTGACATTTCACTCCTCCCTGCCTCTTGTAGCCTAGGGAAAGATGGGCTGGAGGAGGACGAAGATGATGACGAGGATGATGATGTGGAGGAGAACCAAGTCAACAAGCGCCAGATTGAGGTGAAGGCCCGGCAGGCTTCACGTACTAACTACCTGCTCATGAGAGGCTATTGTGCCCCAGGGATCATCAACACCCGGCATTTGAGTCCCACAGACAACATTGTGGTTGATTCCTGTCAGGTGAAAGTCAGACTGAGAGCAACACCTGCCCAAAACAGCCTCTTAGCTGAAGGTCAGTCTTCTGGGTAGAGGCGTTCTTGGACAAGTAGTCCCACAATAGTTTCCCCTTTGTCCCATTTCAGAAGCAGCCACCATTGTGGTGGCCTCTGCCTGCCTTTGGCCTGGGCCTGGGGAGCAGATGTCTGGGTCTGCGCTTCCTGTCAGTTGAAGGACTTCTGTTTTGTGTCCACAGTCCCATCCGACCTGGAGAACATGCCTGTTGGAGCCTCTTGCCTCCCCAGCTCCTTCACCAAATGTCTCAGGGTCCCAGAAGAGGGTGATCCAAAACTTCAGTTGCTGGATCATTACAATCATAGCCCTGGAGATGCTGCTGCGGCCCTTGAAATCTTCTCTGCCATAGAGGCCACTTCACACTTTGGGGTGGACCAGGTGAATCTTGCCAGGCAGTTCCAGCATTACGAAGAAGTTGTTCTTGGGCGCTCTGGGGTCTTGCAGAAATATCTTCAGGTTGGTATGGGTGAGAGGGAGGAAAAAGCCCAGAGTGGAAGCTCCTATGCAGTCTCCTAACCAAAGTGCTGTCCTGGAGCACTGCACAATTATACTAATCCCCCCACTCCCGGCCACCTTCTGGTTCTTAACTGTGCTGGCTGGGGTAGGATGTATGTGGTTTCATTGTTAGATGTGTTTGGGATACATGGTGTATTTTCCAGATGGATGTtgatttcttttatatttattctgGTTCTTTTGTTTAAAATTGTCAGTGCCCAGCATTGCCTTGGAGTCAGGCAGCATCTAAatctaatgaaataaatgaaCGCTGCAGTTGAGCACATTTGGTTCATGTTGTGGAAAATGAATTTCCGCATCCTTTGTGAGTCAGAAGCCTTTCACTCTCTGGCTGTTTTTCACCTACAAACTTTGTGGGTCACGATGCCCCTTTCCTCCCATTTAGGATCTTCTTGATTTGGAGCAGGTGTTGGAAGTAGGTGGAAAAACTACCCGACTGGTGGCAAAGAGATTTGCAAGTCCGTGGCTGTTGCATTCTGTGGGTCACAAGGACATCAGTCAGAGCCTGCCGGACAAAGAGCCGCGTACAAAGAGGGACCATGCTGAGCAGGAAGGGGAGGCCACCTCCTGTGCTGCAGCAGCAAGAGAAGAACCAGCCAGGAAAAGGCCGAGAGGAggtggtggggaggaggggtttcCAGAAACAAAGGCTTTCTCCTCAAACTTCCCATGCTTGGAGGGAGCCAGGACCCCTGCAGCGCAAGGAGGAGCTGCCGTGCAGAAATGCAGGATGGGTATCCCCTTCTGTAGGCAAAAGGCCCTGGCCCGCCCTGGCAGAGAAGCCTTGGATGGGGAGATGCCCTGCCAAGAGCCCCATGAGGATTCCTTCTCATTCCAAGAGGATAGCAAAACTCTCAACGGTAAGCTTGAAGCCCTCCTGAATTGTACTGAGACCCTCCAGAAAGTAAACAAGACTTGCTGGGAGGGATTGGAGTAGCTAGTTGGCTTACATGGGGGGGGAAGCTCTCTCCCAGAGAAAAGCATATCTCATTAGTGATCCTTGTCTCGATGCTGTTCCCTTCAACACTCTATGAAATGGAAGATAAGACCCTCAGCtattcattaatttggctgagatggctaaaatctcagcttttttaaaagacaatacgcaggaaagatatttaattgaatggaaaaaatggattgattatttacaaaacagatatcagattaagaaatatcagattgcctttgaataattagaaagttattttatttaatggggagggggttgggagatgaaaagctttggatgaggttaattggattggaagggaaaaatttattctatgtttggtttatgtaccttgtgattgacccgggaagcgggggggggggggggggaagggagggggggaaaaaggggcgaaaatgtctttgtttttttaaaaaactttttcaattaaaaaaaaaaaagaccctcagCTAAAACTTGTTTAGTAGCAATTCTGATGATTACATTAATTATTCAGTAGAAATAAGATGGGTGTTTCTGTGGCTCACTGCCTTTCCTGCTCTTCCCTAGGATGTGTGACAGGGCAGTCTCTTCAGGCTGAAACAAGACGGTAAGTATGCAGATAAACCACACTTTGTAGCTGTTGTGTTTGTTGTGCAATTGGGAAACAGCAAGGATAACCTGAAAAGAAGTGCTTTTATTTCAGCCGTCTGTCTATATGCACAGGTCTGGAATTCTCAACTTGTTGAGCAGTAATCTTTGGAGCTGCAGCAGGAGCTTCTATTTTTCACTTAGTTTTATGCAGAGCAAGCTCTGTATGAAATAGTTTCTCTGGATTAACTTCCAGGGTTTTATGAAAGGTGTTCTGTGTAGATATGGTAGAGAGGGTAAAGCAGGGGTGGTTCTCGGCTTCCCACATGCCAAAGAAGCCTGTAATTTGATGCCGAGATGAGAGTGGACTTAAGAGGTAGGACAGACAGGACATAAAGCAGAATGACAATGTTGCACCACAATTACTGGATGCATCTTCACAAATGTTTCCTGATACCAAGAGAGAGGCTATTTGCACTCACAGTGAATTGGCTCATTCTCTTAAGCAGGGATAGCATCTGCTTTGTGGGGCGGCCATGGCGCATTGTGGACGGCAGTCTGAACAAACCAGTCTGCAAAGGGATCATGGAAGGGGTGCTTGGCCACATTATGACAAAACCTGGCATCACAGAAGCGGCCCTGCAACACCACTACCTGGGCGTCCTGCAGCCAGTGGCTCTCCTGGAGATCCTACAGGTGGGTGAGCTTCGTGAGGCAGGTCATGTAATGGTGGCTGTTTCTTCTGAGGAACAGACAACTGTTCAGATGCAGGTCAAAAACATTTGGGATCTGGCATGGACACCATCCAAAACCAGCTTCCCAGTCGGGGGCAACCCTTTTTCTGACCCCCAGAGTGCCAGAAAAGGCTGTACGTTCATTTTCCTACacagctggagctgagctagacaGTTCCTAACCTGAGGGCTCCCCCCACATCCATAGTTTCCCCGCATCCCATCCGCCCAGCTGACAGGGCCTCTTGCTCCCTGCAGGCTCTGGAGTCTCTAGGCTGCATCAGGAAATTCCACTTCGAAAGGCCCGGCGCTGCCTCGCTCTTCTCCAAGCCTGCCCGGGAGGAAGTGATTACCAGCGGCAAGCTGAGCGACGCTCCGGCCGCCTTCTACGAGCCGACCATCGACTGCACCCTGAAAATGGGCAGGGTCTTCCCCTACGAACTGAACTGGAACAAGTGGGGCGCGGGGGCGCCCTTGTGAGCGAATAAAGCGACTTTATTATACCGGTTCCGGCTCCTTTCCTCCACCGCGGCTCCGGCTCTTCCACCAGGCCGCTCAGTCCCGCCAGCGGTGGCCGCACCGGCCGCTGCAGCACTTGTAGAAGGTGGTCATGGGCTCGTCGGCCGAGCGCGTCTGCAGC includes the following:
- the GTF3C1 gene encoding general transcription factor 3C polypeptide 1 isoform X4, with the protein product MEALWAALDEVALEGLDGVTPGALWDRLAGRVPPFPLPLEPGARELLWATLAAQAELRFHLLPQPRPPLRLFDRYEEIDLETGILETKRDPVPLSDIYPVHMILDEGVQGSCQYLKERLDVTDRIRTKDMQPCCSYVEVYENWGERLVIVASQVLRHRALIGWEGDPDLKLPDFSYCILERLGRARWQGELQKDLSVAFKVDAGKLHYHRKVLIQNGLISMQSHVIRLPSGIQQHSILLLLSRFHIDRRSKYDILMEKLSGMLSSRPGQMETLGNIKEELGLCEKTFKRLYQYMLNANLGKMVSVPLRDMCSDGRPFKTKKGTQVMVRCLKLVKEYQKKVADFHDDDEEEMIAKTVQPVDIVYEKDMLAQAYELIESWGTKGISQAELRAAMNVGKLEARMLCRLLERYKVIKGFMEDEGRQRTTKYIARMYAEQSNLSQQFEREKARSEKLAQANIAFAHDDPLPGEQLSLAEEEEEDEEEEEEGQAVLELEKEEEEKDGARQKKGSAQALPGLDFEGGGGLCQSTRKKAAKKKRSSLLPLEYLEGRDSALDWLRSEASRSSCARFKAVSGDAAVVEEVLPKSCDEKKNEKSSQAPPVERSHETYRLLKRRNLIIEAVRNLRLIESLFVLQKMILDQEKQEGVATRCCKKSIVRLVQKLSQEGLLRLFRTTVIQDGISRKVEFVVDPSVTPGDPLVKSAIEQVRFRISNSSSVNRIKVQQAPMSPDPQGQESGAETTLKERKDCTFSCQSEIAGEKVCIAKFNYHPVTVPGLGRSLGFLPKMPRLKMTHLFVWYLIYGHPAGSQRRRPGCDLLGEDTGRASSSSPLDAADDKSLRSPEVPAYEGDLELEEQKVYVDEASWKRHIPPLPVHREFGHGWALVSDLLLCLPLSIFVQIVQVSYKVDNLEDYLMDSLRKHTLIRNLPRSVRQQLVYKRRYIFSIMESLQRLCYMGLLQFGPTEKFQEKDQVFVYLKKKAVIVDTTICEPHYNLAQSSRPFDKRRYTLGTLQDVENFWFDLQCVCLNTPLGIIRQPRAKRSGTPVGEADALSDVALEQESAAHKHNLERKCAMLVYTTGRREVEDEGSVPGDGLGAGGLDSSFYSHLKRNWIWTSYIINKTRKENAVSEAGHMVRLQTFLPKRSLPFGPGGAHSAPWKESLLASEPALQREDLAIEKEANLNRSQRVRGGKSQKRKRLKKDMVKKTKKRKRKRDENPEAKNPKPRYHDEVDRRALQRMTRLRVMWTVQEDSLLMLCRIASNILNAKVKGPFVPWQVVRDIMHGSFEESLDKTSHSVGRRARYIVKNPQTYLNYKVCLAEVYQDRALIEDFMNRKSDYQDAKVCSEEFKDFVERLKEKFSSTLGIPRPTIPDTLQDLFLRFRVLAIGNETSCGRKEDELCSVADIHFLVLQNLIQSTLALSNNQMKSFQSFQTFRLYRDYQDDILVKAFLDCQKRSLVNRRRGNHSLGPKKSRALPFVPMSYQLSQSYYRVFTWRFPSTLCSESYQFLLKLKEAGKQDAVSSFSFKDQDNIPGAEMVTFPLDGPGGYCSALLALFSLGLVSVDVAIPEQIVVVDSTMVENEVIKSLGKDGLEEDEDDDEDDDVEENQVNKRQIEVKARQASRTNYLLMRGYCAPGIINTRHLSPTDNIVVDSCQVKVRLRATPAQNSLLAEVPSDLENMPVGASCLPSSFTKCLRVPEEGDPKLQLLDHYNHSPGDAAAALEIFSAIEATSHFGVDQVNLARQFQHYEEVVLGRSGVLQKYLQDLLDLEQVLEVGGKTTRLVAKRFASPWLLHSVGHKDISQSLPDKEPRTKRDHAEQEGEATSCAAAAREEPARKRPRGGGGEEGFPETKAFSSNFPCLEGARTPAAQGGAAVQKCRMGIPFCRQKALARPGREALDGEMPCQEPHEDSFSFQEDSKTLNGCVTGQSLQAETRRDSICFVGRPWRIVDGSLNKPVCKGIMEGVLGHIMTKPGITEAALQHHYLGVLQPVALLEILQALESLGCIRKFHFERPGAASLFSKPAREEVITSGKLSDAPAAFYEPTIDCTLKMGRVFPYELNWNKWGAGAPL
- the GTF3C1 gene encoding general transcription factor 3C polypeptide 1 isoform X3, encoding MEALWAALDEVALEGLDGVTPGALWDRLAGRVPPFPLPLEPGARELLWATLAAQAELRFHLLPQPRPPLRLFDRYEEIDLETGILETKRDPVPLSDIYPVHMILDEGVQGSCQYLKERLDVTDRIRTKDMQPCCSYVEVYENWGERLVIVASQVLRHRALIGWEGDPDLKLPDFSYCILERLGRARWQGELQKDLSVAFKVDAGKLHYHRKVLIQNGLISMQSHVIRLPSGIQQHSILLLLSRFHIDRRSKYDILMEKLSGMLSSRPGQMETLGNIKEELGLCEKTFKRLYQYMLNANLGKMVSVPLRDMCSDGRPFKTKKGTQVMVRCLKLVKEYQKKVADFHDDDEEEMIAKTVQPVDIVYEKDMLAQAYELIESWGTKGISQAELRAAMNVGKLEARMLCRLLERYKVIKGFMEDEGRQRTTKYIARMYAEQSNLSQQFEREKARSEKLAQANIAFAHDDPLPGEQLSLAEEEEEDEEEEEEGQAVLELEKEEEEKDGARQKKGSAQALPGLDFEGGGGLCQSTRKKAAKKKRSSLLPLEYLEGRDSALDWLRSEASRSSCARFKAVSGDAAVVEEVLPSCDEKKNEKSSQAPPVERSHETYRLLKRRNLIIEAVRNLRLIESLFVLQKMILDQEKQEGVATRCCKKSIVRLVQKLSQEGLLRLFRTTVIQDGISRKVEFVVDPSVTPGDPLVKSAIEQVRFRISNSSSVNRIKVQQAPMSPDPQGQESGAETTLKERKDCTFSCQSEIAGEKVCIAKFNYHPVTVPGLGRSLGFLPKMPRLKMTHLFVWYLIYGHPAGSQRRRPGCDLLGEDTGRASSSSPLDAADDKSLRSPEVPAYEGDLELEEQKVYVDEASWKRHIPPLPVHREFGHGWALVSDLLLCLPLSIFVQIVQVSYKVDNLEDYLMDSLRKHTLIRNLPRSVRQQLVYKRRYIFSIMESLQRLCYMGLLQFGPTEKFQEKDQVFVYLKKKAVIVDTTICEPHYNLAQSSRPFDKRRYTLGTLQDVENFWFDLQCVCLNTPLGIIRQPRAKRSGTPVGEADALSDVALEQESAAHKHNLERKCAMLVYTTGRREVEDEGSVPGDGLGAGGLDSSFYSHLKRNWIWTSYIINKTRKENAVSEAGHMVRLQTFLPKRSLPFGPGGAHSAPWKESLLASEPALQREDLAIEKEANLNRSQRVRGGKSQKRKRLKKDMVKKTKKRKRKRDENPEAKNPKPRYHDEVDRRALQRMTRLRVMWTVQEDSLLMLCRIASNILNAKVKGPFVPWQVVRDIMHGSFEESLDKTSHSVGRRARYIVKNPQTYLNYKVCLAEVYQDRALIEDFMNRKSDYQDAKVCSEEFKDFVERLKEKFSSTLGIPRPTIPDTLQDLFLRFRVLAIGNETSCGRKEDELCSVADIHFLVLQNLIQSTLALSNNQMKSFQSFQTFRLYRDYQDDILVKAFLDCQKRSLVNRRRGNHSLGPKKSRALPFVPMSYQLSQSYYRVFTWRFPSTLCSESYQFLLKLKEAGKQDAVSSFSFKDQDNIPGAEMVTFPLDGPGGYCSALLALFSLGLVSVDVAIPEQIVVVDSTMVENEVIKRRLAGCNLPLAEPSIRPAFYFSCADISLLPASCSLGKDGLEEDEDDDEDDDVEENQVNKRQIEVKARQASRTNYLLMRGYCAPGIINTRHLSPTDNIVVDSCQVKVRLRATPAQNSLLAEVPSDLENMPVGASCLPSSFTKCLRVPEEGDPKLQLLDHYNHSPGDAAAALEIFSAIEATSHFGVDQVNLARQFQHYEEVVLGRSGVLQKYLQDLLDLEQVLEVGGKTTRLVAKRFASPWLLHSVGHKDISQSLPDKEPRTKRDHAEQEGEATSCAAAAREEPARKRPRGGGGEEGFPETKAFSSNFPCLEGARTPAAQGGAAVQKCRMGIPFCRQKALARPGREALDGEMPCQEPHEDSFSFQEDSKTLNGCVTGQSLQAETRRDSICFVGRPWRIVDGSLNKPVCKGIMEGVLGHIMTKPGITEAALQHHYLGVLQPVALLEILQALESLGCIRKFHFERPGAASLFSKPAREEVITSGKLSDAPAAFYEPTIDCTLKMGRVFPYELNWNKWGAGAPL